The Cynocephalus volans isolate mCynVol1 chromosome 1, mCynVol1.pri, whole genome shotgun sequence region TAATATTTAGAAGTCCCTAGCAAATCTTACTTTCAAAATCTAAATGCTCAGACAAAAATGGAGCAGAGTGTTTCTAAATAAACTAGTTATGGGTAATGTTTCCAAACTTTCACTGGACCCATATCAAGTAAACATAATACAAACCTGGGTTCCTTCACTCAGAGCCCACAGATCACCCTGACCACTAGCTCTCTGGTGAAACAACAGAGTAATGGCTAATCTACAGGACTtcggatttttttttcagtgaaaagtaaaggagaaacaatttgaaaattgTCTGACaactatttatttcttatttattcttttcaaggCACCTATAACCTCtttgttcctcaggctgtaaaTAAAAGGATTTAGCAGGGGAATTATTACTgtgtaaaataaagaatacattttgtCCTGATTTTCACCTGGTCCAGACCCAGGACGCACGTACATGAAAAAGAGTGTGCCATagaacaaagagacagagagcagatgGGCACTGCACGTGGAGAAGGCTTTGCCTCTGCCCTGCTCAGACTTCTTTTCCAGGATGGCAAAGAGGACACAGGAGTAAGAGATGATGATAGTTATAAAAGTGAAGACTTGTATAAAggctgaaaatattaaaactaaaagCATATTAACCATGGGATCTGTGCATGAAATTTTGAACAGTTGTAAAATTTCACAGTAGAAATAATCAATGATATTGGACCTGCAGAAAGTTAATCTAACTAAAAAACCTACATGAATCGCCGAATGCAGAACACCAATAAAATATGAAGCACCTATAAACTGAGTACAGAGCCTATTGGACATCACCACTGGATAAAGCAAAGGATTACATATGGCTAcgtagcggtcataggccatcactaCCAGGAGGAAACATTCTGTGGTTGCACTggaaccaaaaaagtaaaattgggCCATACAATCAAAGACGGATATCACATGATTCTTTGATAAAAAATTGATAAGCATCTTGGGAGTCACCGAGGATGAAGACCAAGCATCTGCAAAGGCTAAACTGCCAAGGAacaagtacatgggggtgtgaagGTGAGGGTCCCTCCAGATGACAGCAATCAGTCCAAGGTTGCCCACCATGGTGATGAGGTAGACCACGAAGAACACCAGGAACAGGGGCAGCTGCAGCCCTGGACGATCTGTTAGTCCTGTGAGAACAAACTCAGTGATGAAAGTCTTATTTTCTTCTGCCATATCTGACCTGGCCAatcactaaaatgaaaaaataaagtagaaacggtcataaaagaatcataaaaatagTGATAGCTTTGTATGACTAACATGTTTCTAAGAGGTGCCTTTCATTTTATTAGTAGTTTCAAATTTTTACcttcatttgtctattttatatgcattcaaaattctctataaaaaagatttaaaataattcaactaAAGTGACATGTAAACTTAATGCAAGTCCTTTTCAATCTAACAAGGTTTTTTAGAACTACATACACTCATCTAAAAGTtcataggaaagaaaaatttcccattttccccaagaaaaatataaatggtaAAATAGTCAAAAGTATATTAAttgatattaaattaaaatataaagctataataatagAAATACTAAGATATTGGGATAAGAATAGATGAAGGGACCAGAGCAgtagaatagagagctcagaaatagatTCCAGCATATGCAGTAATGTGGCATAAGACGTATATATTATTTCAATCCAGTAGAAAAAAGGATGATTGATTTAATGGAGGATGCTGTCACTGGTGGATATTTATCTAGAATTAAATCAGGTTAGGCTACTACTTCACGCCATAGATATTTTCTAGGAAATTTAGGAGACAATAACGTATTATAAGGATTAGAGAAATCCTTATCCAAAAGAAGAAAGCCAGTATAAAAGCAGCTACTATATAATTTTAATGCATAGTAGAAGAGTATCTGACAGAGTCAAAGGTCATTTAATAGATTAAGAAATACACTTTACCATATATGTGAAAGATAGAGATTTAGgtctataatataaaaataacaattaaaaatagatttcaaaggCAATCTAAAACAATAATGAGTAAAGGTGGTAAGTAATCAAGTTTACAGAAGAATAAATCAAAATGGCTAATAAATGAAGTGAAATGATGCCCGAATTTTTATGCCATAagtagagagggaaagagagagagagagagacctctcTTATCATGTATCAcattaacagaaattaaaaatgaatacaaataccCACTGCAGACTGAGGTGAGAAAAGTGGTACTCTTGTATATTACTTGTGAAGATATTCGTTGCAACAGCCTTTTTGAAAAGCCCTTTTAAATAATTCCACATATACTTTTGATCCaccattttcttttatgtatatcCTAGAAATGAAAGCACTgctacaaaaagataaatatacaaagaatatcTAATGCAGTATTGTTCCAGGTGGCAAAGACCAGACACATTCACAGTACAATGGTTGGATAAATCACTGCACATtaatataatggaataaaattcagcGATGATAAAAAGAATGATACCAATTAAATTGGAAATTACCATAATGTATAGTTATCTGAGAAGACTAAGACAAAGAGAAGGGTAAATTATATGATGTCATTCTTGTAAAACAAGCAAtgcatttttaaatctctcttttaCATGGAGAAAAATGTGGGTAATAGACACTAAGTTTATAACACTGGTTTTTCTGGTATGGTAGTAGAGGTAGGAATGAGGGAAGCAGAGAAGACGGCAAGAGGAATAAATCAAAATAAGAGTTCAACAAGAAAAGCAGCATATATATGCAATTATCCCTCGTACATACCACTACGTAATATATTTGTATGCATAATATAAATCTATATACAGATATAAAGGGGTGTGTGAAAGAATGGTCTCTAACATGTTAATAGTGCAGAAAAGAAACAAGATCAATGAAACCTGTTGTTGCCTTTTTAAGGAGATGTTCTGGCAGTAAAAATTTCAGTGTAAAATTAGGGGGGATTAATCTCTAAATGTTTGTGCCTAAATACCAGTTAAATACAGAAATAGCCATCAGAGAAATTAGCCTATTCTTTTGAATATCATCAAATGGGGAAGACTTTTGAGCACTGAGAGTAGATGTGAGGTTTTTTTAGTACTCCAAAGTTATCTGTAATCATATATGATATAGCTTCAAATAGAACAACAGGGCTTTTAGgagttttttgtctgtttgcttttctttttttgtaatttcagAAATGTTCATATTAAGTTTATTCCGGTATGCTTAATTTTTTGTCATGCAAACATTTAGTGTTTGCATGATGGAGATTGGTTTGTTTTCATGATTTATAAATAGTCTCTAAAAGAAACCCCAAAGAAGTTTTCTCATAAATATAGTTCCTTCTAGATtaccttgaaaagaaaaataaatacatcgaAGTATACATATTATTATGGTATTTCTATGtatgaaaaaacattttcataattttataatcaTACCTCGTGATCCTTAaggaacaaaaaatttttttactatgAGAATATATTAGAAAGATTGAGTTTGTCTAATTTAAAACTATGAAGGCTATTTTTCTAAGAACTAAAGATCAGCATAAAGACTATGAGATGTTATTAAACttcactgaaaataaatgaagaataaatgattttcagaatttttacttttaatcgTACACCCGCAGAAAGCCCTAGTATGTGCAACAGGaaccaaaaaatattaattaaaaattaagaaacataagAGACATTTTCCCTGAATAAACTGCCCAATTTTCTCTATAAACTCAAATAACCAGATTATTGATATTCCTAATTTCAATTCTTACAATGTATAATTTACCCAAGAATTAttaaacattgtgattttttttcaagatttatgTAATACACAAGGAGACAAAAGGGCTCTGTTAAAGTTGTCGTCAGTGACTTTAGCCCATATTCTTATGATTCCAcgaaattaaagaatatttgttaCACAGAGACACATAGATCTTAAGCCAGAATTTCCCATTCTGGAAAAATTACAACTAAGTGATATGTGAGCAGCATAGCTTATGTCTCaattaagaaaatttttcatgacataaaataaattctgaatatgTTGAATTCTTAACATTATTACTTGCATTCTGCATTTTTCATTCGCAAATTAATCaaggtttatttaaaaacttcCCAACAATTGTGCTACCTCCACAGTAAAAATTCCAACTGAAATATACATGTTCAGATAGGCATTTGCTTTTGTCTGTACAGATTTGggttgctaattttttaaaaatcctacaaggattttaatttctgatttagaTACTCTGTTATCTTACAGAcatattgcaaagctataatgAAAATTGTGAAAACCTCTGCACTCTCACCTAGTTTCTGTGAAACACTGGGAAAGTAGAAATGTACTGTTTTTCTGGAAGAAGCATAAAAGGCACAGAAATGAAGCAGTATTGTTTGTGTACCAATTTTCCTTGGAAATGCCAAACCTTAGGGAGATAGCAtgtctttcttccatttctaaacccattctttaaaaaactttGAAATACTCTTAATACTTCTAAGGAATTCCCAGTAGGATAAAGTCAAAGTTGTTCTACAGGGCATTGAGAGCTAATCATCAAGTCATCCATATGCAACTGCTTACAAAAATTAAGGCTACACATTGTGTCCTTAGGGTTCACTGTAGGGGCTTGTTTATAAAATATCACCGAACAGAGTTTAGAGTAagcttgtttttcttcctcttatttCTCTTAATGGTTCCACAACTCAACTACCTAATTAActtgattttcatttgaaaatcccAAAGGTACGATAGCGTTAACATGtccacagtaacatggatgatcttggagaaaattatgttaagtgaaataagccaggcaccgaaagagaaatacatCATGTCtgcactcataagtgggagttaagaaacaaagaaagaaagaaagatcataataaaacattgaactttcagaaggagagaacagacctatagttaccacagatgggaaagagggaagggaatgggggacaggaagtaattgggtaagggacacaaaaagtaattacaatttggCATGATGGACgtgctaataacattgatttgatcatcacatactatacacaaatactgatactcaattatgtaccccataaatacatataaataaaaataatataaataaattaattaaataaataaactggaaacaacccaaaaaataaaaaataaaaggtttaagaGGCAATTCATTTTccaatgtcctttttgtttgaaataatgtgtctttattgatAGAGCTATGAGGTAAAGGTCTTTGAAAGTTAGAGCAGGGACCATGCAACTGAAATTGTAAGGCCATCAATTTCTTTGTCTTGTGGTGTCTTTACTGTTCTGATGTTCTATCAAAACTTTCTACTAAATGTTGCAACTTCATCAAGGAGGTCTTTTTAAATCTCACTTATGTCTCTGTAATAAATCACATATATATGGCACAGTCCAttaacaaaatggacaaataaagCCACTTTGTTATTTTGACCATTTATACCAGGatgttatttaaatatcttttcctaaGTGGACACAATCTTCTGCAGCAGATCCATCTCTTAGTTTCTTTGTTTGCAAGAGTAGATTATGGTCCAATCTATTCTCATAGGAAAAACTTTACATATGGCCTCAATGAGTAATTGACTTATTTTTATAGCTTATTTATACCTTTCTTAGAGCCATACTTGGCAggatctttaaaatatttaagggaaTCCTTCTAATCTGTTTCTTGAGTTTCTTTTTGAGCATTTCTGTGACTGAATACTATGTAGACAAATTAATATAAATCAGGGAGTACTGGGTTgtaagaaaaaactttttaaattttgtttgaattTAGTTTGGTTCTTCTTAGGGTGTGGAAAGTCTTTCACAAGGACATGAAGTTTGTCTCATGACCAAGGCTTAAATTCTGCTGAGGCTGCTACCCCAAGTTCAACAGAAGGTTTTATCTTAAAGGACATTTTATGTTGAGGATGTTCAGGGGGGATCCAAAAGAGTTAGTTGACTCAAAATAATAAGGTAATGAAAGGTAGAGAAAAGTAAAGGGATTAATAGGTAGTTCTGTCATATCAGTTAAATCAGTCTGAATTTTACCCATTAGTTACTCTTTAATACACTGTAAGAAatcttgtaatttattttagaGTCATTTTGTCTTTTAGAAGAAGCCTCTTAGTATCAATCAAAATCATTCCATTGTTTTTGAGAGGTTTTATATCCTCTGTTTGTTAAGGCACCTCTAAGATGAACTATTTTATCTAAATTCAAGGTTCTTCACAGTGGCTACTGCAATTCCAAGTTACCTTTAGAAAAGTTCATTCATATTTACAAAAGGCACAAGATCTCAATCTGTAATTCTTCAACATATAAGCTTCTAGAGTTTTAGAAGGAGGATTTTTGAGTAGTTTAGACTTGAGGGAACCCATTCTGGTCTTTACTTTTCCTAAAACTCCCAGTAAGCTATGGGGAGTGTAGCCAAAGAAGATACTGTTCCAGAACGCAGGAAAACATGGATACTGAACTATTTTTAATACAAACGGGTGACTTACCCAAGTTTGCACAAATATAAACAAACCGAATAACACTATTGTGTATGACACATGGAGAATTTACGTACAAAGAGAGCAGAGCTCAGATCCAAGAGAAACTCACTCTAAAACTGAGCAGTCAATGAAAAGCAGTGGGTGCAATGGGCTCTGTGGGTACCAGAACCTGTTTACACAAAGGCTTCAGGGTCCATAGGGAGAATATTCTTCAGATCCCACTTTTGACagcaaaaatcaaaatcaaattacTTAGAAAAGAAATTGGAAAGTTTATTGTCCTAGAGAACAGTAAGCATAGAACACCATCTGGGAGACTTCAAACTGAAAGTGGAAAGAAGTTCAAAGGTACATTGTTACAAGATGGATTATTAAGTAGAAATGAGGAAGTTGTTTAACCATTACAATAATTGATGATTATAATGGAGGTTTCCAGTAAAAGTGATTATCTTGTCCCAGTTTTGAAAGGTGGCTGAAGTTTTTTGATTGGAAGAGTCATTTAGAAGAAACATTCTAAGTGAAGTTTTTCTGTATTCAAAAACAAGCTAAGTTAAGGTTTACTTACATGGCCTGCCCGGTTTGGTCTTGTCAGGGAATTTTCAGACCTGGTCTccgtttcattttattttcacaccTCTAAGACAAAGATTGCCTGCTTTTTAGCAAAGCATTAATTTGAAAGTTGTCTCCGAAGATATTGTTCAAGAGTATGTAGAAAATTTATATAGtattatattttgtataataCTGCATTCTGCATTCTGCAAAGCAAAtagtgaaaaaagcaaaagtaggcttctttatttaagaaaaaaagatcattttaagAGCAATTGGATGTTTCATAATAAATAATtacctgggccgagcccgtggcgcactcgggagagtgcggcgctgggagcgcggcgacgctcccgccgcgggttcggatcctatataggaatggccagtgcactcactggctgagtgccggtcacaaaaagaccaaaaaaaaaaaaaaaaaagaaataattacctGAGTTCAATAACAGCTACACAAGAGGAAACCGAATTATCTGAAAATACAGGGAATTCAATAAATCACctatattagcccatttctgttgcttaaaacaaaatacttggaaatgggtaatttataaagaaaataaaaatttattcctttcagtttccgaggctgggaagtccaaggtccaaggtgAAGTTCTTGAtgctggtgacagtgatggcagggtatcacattgtgaaaatggcagagcagagagatagacCCATCATGctgctcttttaaagccctcagaaccacaccccttcAAGGTtcacaccattattaatccattcactactgcatggtccgacaatccaatcacctcttcaagtccccacctttcaattaacacaATAGGATTTCCCCTCTCCtaacacagtcacagtggggattaagttttgggggacattcaacccaaggcatcaTCCAAGCAGAAAGTCACACACAACCAAAGTTCTCCCCTAAGTGGTACAACAGTGACTCTTGGGCGCCTCACAACAAATGGAAACTGAAAGAGGCTAAACTTCAAGGCCACCCTCTGCTAAACTATATAGCAGGCCATGCTTCTTCATAAATCCTATGTTACATTAATGAAGCTCACACTCCTTGGGTGGAGAATTCAACATTATAATGAGCTACATTCACCAAAGTTCAACTCTTCAGCCCCTGAAACTTAACTGATTAGTTTTAGATGGTTTCACCCTCCAGAGATGTCTTGTTGCTTTCTGGAACAGATGTTCTGCAAAATAACTTTTAAGAGAGGTTATTGCAGCAGTAGCAGTTTAACCCTTTCTTACTCCCTTATTTTGCCTACAAAATCAGCCATTGCAGGAGCAGGTTTCTTCGATGCTCTCAGATATTGCAAAATGTCTAGTTACTGGCCATACAATGTGGTGTTGGAGAGAAGACTCCAAAGCTAAATTTCAAGGGTCCCTGCCTACAAATTCTGTAGgaacaaattcatttttatgtagCTAGGACAAAAAGGAAAGTCAGAAATGATTCCTTTCCATTACCACAACTTAGATTCTAGACAAAGATCCTCTTTTCAGAGTCACCGTGATGGGCATTATAATGCCTCCTCCCCCAACAGATGTTCCCGTTCCAGTCCCTACACCCTTGGAATGTGTGAGATTGCCTGCCAAAAAGGATTTAATAGTTCAGATacaattaaggttgctaatcagctgatcataaaatagattttttaggattttctgGCGGACCAGATGTAAGCACACTGGGCCTTAAAGTGGAAGAAGGAGGCTGAAGggtcaggaaaaaggaaaatgtgaccacaaaacacaggcacagagaggtgcaACAGTGCTGGCTGTGAAGATAGACGTGCCCATAAGCCAAAGCCTGTGGGGgccttctagaagctggaaaagaaaagaaaacaaattctctcctagagcctacagaaaggaatgcagtcccaccaacaccttgattgTAGCCCAGTTAGATCCATGTCAGATTTCTGCACTCCAGGACTGTACCATAATATGTTTGtgtggttttttgggttttttgttttgttttgtttttgttttgtctttttcgtgacaggcactcagccagtgagtgcaccggccattcctatataggatctgaacccgcagtgggagcgtctccgcgctcccagcaccgcactctcccgagtgcgccacgggctcagccctgtttgtgttgtttaaaccaccaaattttggtaatttgtgacAACGGCAACAGGAAACACACTATCCCATGCCAATCTAAATtgctgtagagctagagctggagTCTGGAGCTTAgagacccctcaagtccattcacaAAGCCTTCacgtgcaggtctatgagctaggtaaccagcaaaaaggtccttggagccttggttgaaaaacaaatagtctttattcagcccacacaacactatgagccaagcagtctACAGGAGAAAcacagaaactcaactgctatgggcaaagtccaaaggaaaaactgtaactgagcagctgccagcgcAGTAAACATGCTTATTGCTAGCCGCTTAGAGGCCAGCGCTATTTCACAAACTGAAcaacacacaatagctacaaaactcaaaagatacattggcgcacatgcgcactaactccacccacacacaacttgtttacaagaaatgtcgagggagcctgactaatttatcctattttccccacattgcCTCTCCCCTTTCCAAATCCCCATCCTCTCTGGGGTGATGGAGGGGTGAGGGTTAAAACCCACATGTCCGATTCTTCCCGTCCATTGCCAtcttctcatttttcaaataatcTACTCAGGACAGAATAGGTGGACTTTCCTCCCTATTGCTACATCATCAAATCCCGCTGTTAACAAAGTGGCAAATTTAAGGTCCTCTTTCCATAAACACAAAGACCAGAAGTCAGTCCCCCAAACCTAGTGGCGGATATATCACAGAGGgtcataaataaatttacaaaatctCCTCTTAAGTTTCTCTTGCTGAAAAACCAAGTACTAGCTTTTTGTCACCACAGAAGCCATGAAAAGAAACACggtaaaacaggaaattaaaccGTCATCgtttaatatttgcaaaaatattgTTTCCATTGATGATGAAACGACCTGTAGCTGTTTTTTTCCGGGGAATCTGTGAAGATGCAAGTCTGCTCAATATGAATCTGGCTGAGAAAAGCATATAGAACATAGTTCTCTACTCTGTAGGTCGCATCAACAATTAGTAGGGAATTTTCTTGAAATAATAAAGGTGACAGAGAAAGTTTACATATTCACATGTAGCAATCGTTACAGCTAAGACGAATTAGAAAGGTTTAGCACTGGGTTTGACTGGGCAGAGATGAAGACAAGAACTTCTCCTGAAATTCTGCAGTAGCAGGACGATCCGCTTAGAATGGAGCCCAGGCAGCAGAAGGCGCAGCTCAGGTGCAGTGAGAGAACTGGGTTCTACGGAAACTGACAGACCAAGAAACTGTGCCTGAGGCTCGTCTGCCACTTTGGGCTTTGAGTTCTATTCagcaaatttctatttcttcaaataaacagATACAGAAGTGTAGCTACACGGGgagaataagttctagtattctatAGCCGTGCTAGGTgtctacaattaaaaataatttgttgtgtattttcaaatggctagaagagagaaattcAACTGTTCTCATCATGAAGAATTCATAAATATTTGCAGTGATGggtatgctaattagcctgattttatcatcaaaatattactctgtaccccatgaatatgtacattATTTCATGCCAGTCAAAaaatcaagttttttaaaaagctggggATCGGAGGAATGTGTTATACACATGgagaaatctttttctttattttacacattCACAAGGTCGTATGCAAGAAAGCCAGGAAGCCAAAGATTAAATACACCACAAATGACCAGACAGAAAACATACATAGTTTAGATACGAAAAAAATCAACTGAAGTTATTCAACTGAGTTGAACAACATGCCTACTATTTCAGATACTTGTCAGttccagaaaaaatatattcagttgGTGTATGTGCAAAAGGAACAAGTTGTTCAGCAATATTGcctgaaaaatgaaaagggaaaacttTTGAAAGAACTCAGAAATTTTCTGATTATATTGCAGAAAAGCACGTCAAATTACTGTATGTTAATTGTTCAATTTGTGTATCTTTTAATAAACGCAATAGAAATATATTACTCTTCAAAATTACTTGTGAACCTCatagaaaaattcattttaaatgctttaagaGGATGTGTATTGTCATATTTGGTCtaacaatattattttaatttacatattgtTTGGATAATTATACATATCTACTTAAGAGGAGGTTTAAAAATACCCTTCTCAAGAATTATTTATGTGAGCATGAATACATTTTAAGCAAAGGATTTACACATACTgagtcttcctttaaaaaaatataaattcaaaagagTTTCATAATATGTATATCTGGAAACACAAGAGTTCTTTCATGTTACAGACATCAATGTAGTGATTTCGGTCTCTGTTTCATCCTTGAGTATGGATTTAAAACAAGTAATTGAAGTCTGTCCCTAAAGTGCTCATTAACTATTTTTATGGTGGTAACGGATATAGAAGACAAGCATAtctagtttaaattttttattcattcatttaagaacACATTAGACACAGGACCAGATATGATTTATTTAAACAGAGAGAATATGAAAAGAATCATGGAAGTtttcctgaaaaatatttattactttatcaCTTTTCTCAGTGCACCTAAAACTTCCTTGTTTCTTAGGCTGTAAATAAAGGGGTTTAGCAGGGGAATTATAATCGTGTAGAACAGTGAATACATTTTATCCTGGTATTTATCTCGGCCCGACCCAGGACGTACATACATGAAGAAGAGCGTGCCATAGAACAAGGAGACAGAGAGCAGATGGGCACAGCATGTGGAGAAGgctttgcttctgcctttctcaaacttttttttcaggATGGCATAGAGGACACAGGTATAAGA contains the following coding sequences:
- the LOC134387177 gene encoding olfactory receptor 5AC1-like encodes the protein MAEENKTFITEFVLTGLTDRPGLQLPLFLVFFVVYLITMVGNLGLIAVIWRDPHLHTPMYLFLGSLAFADAWSSSSVTPKMLINFLSKNHVISVFDCMAQFYFFGSSATTECFLLVVMAYDRYVAICNPLLYPVVMSNRLCTQFIGASYFIGVLHSAIHVGFLVRLTFCRSNIIDYFYCEILQLFKISCTDPMVNMLLVLIFSAFIQVFTFITIIISYSCVLFAILEKKSEQGRGKAFSTCSAHLLSVSLFYGTLFFMYVRPGSGPGENQDKMYSLFYTVIIPLLNPFIYSLRNKEVIGALKRINKK